Below is a genomic region from Rosa chinensis cultivar Old Blush chromosome 5, RchiOBHm-V2, whole genome shotgun sequence.
GCATTGTTGAATGTGTTGTTGTTGTGGATTGGTTACAGTTGGAGCTGAGGCCGAGAGCGATAGGATTGAGTTGCTATTGAAGGAACTCAAGGGGAAGGATATCACCGAGATCATTGCATCTGGAAGGGAGAAGCTGGCTTCCGTGCCCTCTGGTGGCGGTGGAGTGGCGGTTGCCGCGTCTGCAGCTGCTGGCGGTGGTGCTGCAGCACCTGCTGCTGCTGAgcagaagaaggaggagaaggttgaagagaaggaagagtcCGATGATGTAAGTTTCTAATTTTTCTCATTTGTGCAGCCGTAGTTTGTTCACggattgttttctagttgtttgCTTACAGGATTCTAACTACATTGTTGTTTGATTCTGCAGGACATGGGCTTCAGCCTCTTTGACTAAGAGATTTTTCAGTCGGTATGCTTGCATCAAGGCGAGTTAGATCTTTTAGATAGAACTCATGTCATAATGTTTTCAGTCTGTAGTTTGATATGGTTTTTAGACTCCTAAACATTTTTGCTTTAATGTAGTAGGGATGTTATGATTGTTGAGCTaagtttctctttttatttgatGGATGCTTATGGTTGTGTGAGCTTAGTAGTCAGTAGTTTGCGTTCATAACTTTATGGTTTGCTAGGGTTTGTTGAAATCTTTCAAATGCATATGCGTATAATCCCTTATCTGCCATCAACACAATGCTTGGTGTTCGGTATCTGGATTACTGCATCAGTTCTCTGAAATGTTAATGCAATATGTTCATATCCCCACAAGCCCAATTCTTCTGGCCTCCTGCCAAGACCAAGTGTTCACTGCACATCCTGAATCTTAAATGACCTTTTTCATGTTCTGCTTCCATGCACTCTTACAACTACAATTCCTATTGTTCACACATCACTTTCACTAAAGCAATTCTCAGATTACATCATGAGCAGACATAAACTCACAGTGCTTGGTGTTCGGTATCTGGATTACTGCATCAGTTCTCTGAAATGTTAATGCAATATGTTCATATCCCCAGAAGAATGCCAAGACCAAGTGTTCATTGCACATCCTGAATCTGAAATGACCTTTTTCATGTTCTGCTTCCATGCACTCTTACAACTACAATTCCTATTGTTCACACATCACTTTCACTAAAGCAATTCTCAGATTACATCATGAGCAGACATAAACTCACAATGCTTGGTGTTCGGTATCTGGATTACTGCATCAGTTCTCTGAAATGTTAATGCAATATGTTCATATCCCCAGAAGAATGCCAAGACCAAGTGTTCATTGCACATCCTGAATCTGAAATGACCTTTTTCATGTTCTGCTTCCATGCACTCTTACAACTACAATTCCTATTGTTCACACATCACTTTCACTAAAGCAATTCTCAGATTACATCATGAGCAGACATAAACTCACACTCAGCGCTCAGAGCATCCGAAATTAACCTTATATTCTGATCACGACATCAACTGTAATCCAGAACTGCAACACAAATGAAACTGATAGAAAATGGACATCAAATAAAAGATGTTGATATCCATATAGTATAACACTGAACATGTATCGTATGCTGCTTGACAAGACTGAAGGCTGTATTCCCTTTTTGCTCTAAGCTAGCAGGGTAAAACCAAGGtaggaaaatgaaaagaaaaaaaacatctaAGGAACCTCAGCGACGGACTACAACCAGTGACAGCTCAAAAATAAGTTCAACGGGTGATGCCTTCTGTTCTTCCTCGTTTGGCGGtgtttttttgttcttgttcttttggGATACAAGGTCTCCAGATACTCCCCTTGGCCACATCCAATCCCCTTTCTCTCCATTTCTTCTCTGATCTGATCACTCCTtgcatatttttttgtttttgtcttgcTGTTGTTCTTCAATCGCACGCAGCACGTCCTCTTCAGTAAGTCTTGCCCTGTTCGAAGCTTTCTTTTTCAATTGCTGCAAAACCTGTCCTTGGCAAGACCTTTCTTGTTTATAACTTGAACCAAATAGCATTCATCTTCAAATTT
It encodes:
- the LOC112166238 gene encoding 60S acidic ribosomal protein P2A, whose protein sequence is MKVVAAYLLAVLGGNASPSAKDLKSILASVGAEAESDRIELLLKELKGKDITEIIASGREKLASVPSGGGGVAVAASAAAGGGAAAPAAAEQKKEEKVEEKEESDDDMGFSLFD